In Calliopsis andreniformis isolate RMS-2024a chromosome 6, iyCalAndr_principal, whole genome shotgun sequence, a single genomic region encodes these proteins:
- the Sstn gene encoding stepping stone, with the protein MVMAGNESAPGSVAEDSLSTRLQWLRQRREALQEKLAQKNNELKNLCVEEAELTGVLPPEIPLEPGESPPVFRRRVGTAFTYPQNLINKLKTNEVEESALELERQVQIGIVEAALGIVNDPTESKAVRRKHRLVYQQSQRRLQELEARLNFIRQTRSKTHHSQQVLHSTVYNAQPHLYTNVKHRTKKPRPPLDGTVNDANTKSTRGLLQEGGISLSPLGSEEKCNIYPSHGYDDQPLVPNTCNHNHIGAYCSPVSDQRQNIKIIEHDHNDNQNVYILPDQYRTRTYSYGSGGSRSQNHYQDNERMYRPLPNTYTEEERQLRYRQLQQQLQDQTHNYQYSDYKHLDNDVQRRSGQEYYERDFRTLQYTHIPEFPIYHKNNSQSQSLLRRDRDAAGNKNLRYTDSPSEAQMPSGYWVRHDDEIIWCTDDQPITDRFGSLDRRKRNGIQYSGSVGADMQPRYRTSSKNSPSIPPHQNASVHLLPLSEQPSTNNKILLRTQSLGSVEKWHSNHLHDPHDGNDTTDNASRKVREKEWYETSLDSGVSAGLDLGLVTSHKNTHYQSTIPVCSKSPRDSNSEDGKSNYIPPISHRKPDVITEPEQHLQPRKKVLEIPAESKLSQETNEETIILGSSQNCTIVQAGKYQPYREVTKPFEMSDFYKYSTKFRKRNEANGQNVPNDVQDDSRGAHLHAESDSSNLAYSGSISNSVQKRIYQPVQRMTCQPYLASLR; encoded by the exons ATGG TGATGGCAGGGAACGAAAGTGCCCCTGGATCTGTGGCAGAAGATTCACTGTCCACAAGATTGCAATGGCTTCGACAACGAAGAGAGGCACTGCAAGAGAAGCTAGCTCAAAAAAATAATGAACTCAAAAACCTATGCGTTGAGGAAGCAGAATTGACTGGTGTTTTACCACCAGAGATCCCATTAGAGCCTGGAGAGAGCCCACCTGTATTTAGAAGAAGAGTTGGGACAGCATTTACATACCCACAGAATTTAATTAACAAATTGAAAACAAACGAAGTT GAGGAATCTGCTCTAGAATTGGAACGACAGGTTCAAATTGGTATAGTAGAAGCTGCTCTAGGAATTGTGAATGATCCCACAGAAAGCAAGGCAGTCCGGCGTAAACATAGATTAGTTTACCAGCAAAGTCAGCGCAGGCTTCAAGAATTAGAAGCACGGTTGAATTTTATAAGACAGACTCGTAGTAAAACACATCATTCACAGCAAGTCCTACACTCTACTGTATATAATGCACAGCCACATTTGTATACAAATGTGAAACATAGAACAAAGAAGCCTAGGCCACCATTGGATGGCACAG TGAACGACGCAAACACAAAATCCACAAGAGGTTTGCTCCAAGAAGGTGGTATAAGCCTAAGTCCATTAGGATCAGAGGAAAAGTGTAATATATATCCTAGCCATGGATACGACGATCAACCGCTAGTACCTAATACGTGCAACCATAATCATATTGGAGCGTACTGTTCCCCAGTCTCCGATCAACGACAAAATATCAAAATAATAGAGCACGATCACAACGACAATCAAAATGTTTACATACTACCCGATCAATATCGAACACGAACGTATTCTTACGGAAGCGGTGGTTCCCGCAGCCAGAACCACTATCAGGACAACGAGCGAATGTATCGTCCACTGCCAAATACGTACACTGAAGAAGAGCGGCAATTACGATATCGTCAACTTCAACAGCAATTGCAAGACCAAACtcacaattatcagtactcggaTTACAAACATTTAGACAATGATGTTCAGCGAAGATCCGGTCAAGAATATTACGAGAGAGACTTTCGAACGCTGCAGTACACGCACATACCCGAATTTCCAATTTACCATAAAAATAATTCTCAGTCCCAGTCGTTACTAAGACGGGATCGTGACGCTGCAGGAAATAAAAATCTGCGTTACACAGATTCACCTAGCGAGGCGCAAATGCCGTCAGGCTATTGGGTGCGCCACGATGACGAAATTATCTGGTGCACAGACGATCAACCTATTACGGATAGATTCGGTAGTTTGGATCGGAGAAAACGTAATGGCATACAATATTCTGGCAGCGTAGGTGCTGACATGCAGCCACGATATCGTACGAGTAGTAAAAATTCTCCTTCTATCCCGCCGCATCAAAATGCCTCTGTTCATTTGCTTCCTTTATCTGAGCAGCCGTCGACGAACAATAAAATATTGCTGCGTACGCAATCGCTGGGGAGCGTAGAGAAATGGCATTCGAATCATTTGCATGATCCGCATGATGGTAACGATACGACAGATAATGCTAGTCGTAAAGTGAGAGAGAAAGAGTGGTATGAAACCTCTTTGGATTCGGGTGTCAGTGCTGGATTAGATTTGGGTTTAGTAACGTCTCACAAGAACACTCATTATCAGTCCACTATTCCCGTTTGCTCTAAATCTCCTCGTGATAGTAATAGCGAGGATGGAAAAAGCAATTATATTCCTCCAATAAGTCATCGTAAACCTGACGTAATAACCGAACCCGAACAACATTTGCAACCACGGAAGAAGGTGCTTGAAATACCAGCTGAGTCCAAATTGTCTCAGGAAACGAATGAAGAAACAATTATATTAGGATCTTCCCAGAATTGCACAATTGTTCAAGCTGGAAAATATCAACCATATAGAGAAGTTACGAAGCCTTTTGAGATGTCTGACTTTTATAAATACTCGACCAAGTTTCGTAAAAGAAATGAAGCGAATGGGCAAAACGTTCCTAATGATGTTCAGGATGATTCGCGAGGGGCTCATTTACACGCAGAATCTGATTCTTCGAATCTGGCGTACAGTGGATCGATTTCTAATTCAGTTCAAAAGAGAATCTATCAGCCGGTTCAACGAATGACCTGCCAGCCTTACCTTGCGTCATTGAGGtaa
- the LOC143181010 gene encoding translation initiation factor eIF2 assembly protein, with translation MVSGLKPECSFSSWYPQFHKVSLEATIIHIPNEVLEYLEHDAFLLPVEATNASLQDSEWADGSPVVDDENSLEPQPTFPEFSQKIQDVIDEYGAVFIKSNWSSPSDATWVAPTKTLKCKTLEEVYLLLKSSDRIATDLNNVKNCIDHETPLKSCLILKQWRDINPCTEFRCFVVENELIAISQRDISQYYSYNESEKYNIQTDIKSLFMERIKGRFPLSNYSFDVIRYKKEKVKIVDFGPLDESATKGTLFTYEELKNQINDTPEFRFIGEEIGIQPKAPTHFCIPQEINEFFQSNESSTLLDIIQREVESQRKEQESADTNPSDPV, from the exons ATGGTCAGCGGGTTGAAACCTGAGTGCTCCTTTTCATCATGGTATCCACAGTTTCATAAAGTTTCTTTGGAAGCCACTATTATTCACATCCCTAATGaagtacttgaatatttggagcaCGATGCATTCCTATTACCAGTTGAAGCTACAAATGCTTCATTGCAAGATAGCGAGTGGGCAGATGGGTCCCCAGTAGTAGATGATGAG AATTCGCTTGAACCTCAGCCAACATTTCCAGAATTTAGTCAGAAAATCCAAGATGTGATAGATGAGTATGGAGCAGTCTTTATTAAAAGTAATTGGAGTTCCCCTTCT GATGCAACTTGGGTTGCACCAACTAAAACTCTAAAATGCAAGACATTGGAGGAAGTATATCTGCTGCTAAAGAGTTCAGATAGAATTGCAACAGATTTAAACAATGTTAAAAATTGTATAGATCATGAAACTCCTCTGAAATCTTGTCTCATATTGAAGCAATGGAGAGATATTAATCCATGTACTGAATTTCGATGCTTTGTAGTAGAAAATGAACTTATAG CAATTAGTCAACGAGATATATCACAATACTATAGCTACAATGAGTCAGAAAAGTATAATATACAAACAGATATCAAAAGCTTGTTTATGGAACGTATTAAAGGCAGATTTCCATTGAGTAATT ACTCGTTTGATGTTATACGCTACAAGAAAGAAAAAGTAAAGATCGTCGATTTTGGACCTTTGGATGAATCTGCTACCAAGGGAACTCTTTTCACATATGAAGAATTAAAAAATCAGATAAACGATACGCCTGAATTTAGATTTATCGGCGAAGAAATTGGTATTCAACCAAAAGCTCCGACTCATTTTTGCATTCCACAAgaaattaatgaattttttcaATCGAATGAAAGTTCCACGTTACTAGATATTATTCAACGA GAAGTGGAAAGTCAACGAAAAGAACAAGAAAGCGCTGACACTAATCCTTCGGATCCTGTTTAA
- the LOC143181009 gene encoding putative E3 ubiquitin-protein ligase makorin-1 isoform X2 has product MADNWTQNVVCRYFKNGMCREGNNCRYRHTQGVGNDGSTNDTIISSSVPPFNTICRFFKHGICKFGNQCHFRHSADTADNNLVNANSESSSPGQQTSNTSTSTTIKNVKENACIAEEWVKAPEFIPSYVAGSSSVNEASTTSGTSTSSSLPVSYAQALNPSGQASSPSLEPLCPYAQAMGICKKRNCTYLHGDICELCNRAALHPHNVELRKKHTIACIKQHEVDMELSFAIQRSKDKSCGVCFEVVMEKASQEQRFGILPNCNHCFCLSCIRKWRQAKQFDNKIIRACPECRVTSDFVCPSMYWVDTKEEKEKLIKDYKRALRTKDCKYFNKGRGKCPFGKKCFYLHATPDGTKVEVDAPVRQRRNADAEIDILHQVILWDFLEERDNRWIYDVDFEDIVPFLSDSDDSN; this is encoded by the exons ATGGCCGACAATTGGACACAGAACGTTGTTTGCCG TTATTTCAAAAATGGTATGTGCCgtgaagggaataattgcagatatCGCCATACCCAAGGAGTTGGAAACGATGGAAGTACCAACGACACAATAATATCTTCATCTGTACCACCTTTTAACACTATTTGTCGATTTTTTAAGCATGGCATTTGTAAATTTGGAAATCAGTGCCATTTTCGTCacagtgctgacactgctgataatAATTTGGTGAATGCAAATTCAGAAAGTTCTTCACCTGGTCAACAGACTTCAAATACTTCAACTTCGACAACAATAAAGAATGT CAAAGAGAATGCTTGTATAGCTGAGGAATGGGTGAAGGCACCAGAATTTATACCCTCATATGTAGCTGGTTCATCCTCTGTAAATGAAGCCTCTACCACATCAGGAACATCTACTAGTTCTTCATtacctgtatcttatgctcaagcTTTAAATCCATCTGGTCAGGCATCCAGTCCATCTTTAGAACCTCTGTGTCCATATGCACAAGCAATGGGAATTTGTAAAAAACGTAATTGTACATACTTGCATGGAGATATTTGTGAATTATGCAATCGTGCTGCATTGCATCCACACAATGTAGAACTTCGAAAAAAACATACAATT GCATGTATCAAACAACATGAAGTAGATATGGAGCTTTCTTTTGCTATTCAGCGTAGTAAGGACAAGTCTTGTGGTGTTTGCTTTGAAGTAGTAATGGAAAAGGCATCTCAAGAACAAAGATTCGGTATTTTACCGAATTGTAATCATTGCTTTTGTCTAAGTTGTATTAGGAAATGGAGACAAGCTAAACAATTTGATAATAAAATCATAAGAGCTTGTCCAGAATGTCGTGTCACTTCAGACTTTGTGTGCCCCAGTATGTATTGGGTAGATACAAAAGAAGAGAAGGAAAAATTAATCAAAGATTATAAACGTGCGTTAAG GACCAAAGATTGCAAATATTTCAACAAGGGACGTGGTAAATGTCCCTTTGGTAAAAAGTGTTTTTATCTACACGCAACTCCAGATGGCACTAAAGTTGAAGTTGATGCACCTGTTCGTCAACGGCGCAATGCGGATGCAGAAATTGATATCTTGCAT CAAGTTATTTTGTGGGACTTTCTTGAAGAAAGAGATAATCGTTGGATATATGATGTAGATTTCGAAGACATAGTTCCCTTTCTGTCGGATTCGGACGACTCTAATTG A
- the LOC143181009 gene encoding putative E3 ubiquitin-protein ligase makorin-1 isoform X1: MADNWTQNVVCRYFKNGMCREGNNCRYRHTQGVGNDGSTNDTIISSSVPPFNTICRFFKHGICKFGNQCHFRHSADTADNNLVNANSESSSPGQQTSNTSTSTTIKNVKENACIAEEWVKAPEFIPSYVAGSSSVNEASTTSGTSTSSSLPVSYAQALNPSGQASSPSLEPLCPYAQAMGICKKRNCTYLHGDICELCNRAALHPHNVELRKKHTIACIKQHEVDMELSFAIQRSKDKSCGVCFEVVMEKASQEQRFGILPNCNHCFCLSCIRKWRQAKQFDNKIIRACPECRVTSDFVCPSMYWVDTKEEKEKLIKDYKRALRTKDCKYFNKGRGKCPFGKKCFYLHATPDGTKVEVDAPVRQRRNADAEIDILHQVILWDFLEERDNRWIYDVDFEDIVPFLSDSDDSNWSEYEFSFE; the protein is encoded by the exons ATGGCCGACAATTGGACACAGAACGTTGTTTGCCG TTATTTCAAAAATGGTATGTGCCgtgaagggaataattgcagatatCGCCATACCCAAGGAGTTGGAAACGATGGAAGTACCAACGACACAATAATATCTTCATCTGTACCACCTTTTAACACTATTTGTCGATTTTTTAAGCATGGCATTTGTAAATTTGGAAATCAGTGCCATTTTCGTCacagtgctgacactgctgataatAATTTGGTGAATGCAAATTCAGAAAGTTCTTCACCTGGTCAACAGACTTCAAATACTTCAACTTCGACAACAATAAAGAATGT CAAAGAGAATGCTTGTATAGCTGAGGAATGGGTGAAGGCACCAGAATTTATACCCTCATATGTAGCTGGTTCATCCTCTGTAAATGAAGCCTCTACCACATCAGGAACATCTACTAGTTCTTCATtacctgtatcttatgctcaagcTTTAAATCCATCTGGTCAGGCATCCAGTCCATCTTTAGAACCTCTGTGTCCATATGCACAAGCAATGGGAATTTGTAAAAAACGTAATTGTACATACTTGCATGGAGATATTTGTGAATTATGCAATCGTGCTGCATTGCATCCACACAATGTAGAACTTCGAAAAAAACATACAATT GCATGTATCAAACAACATGAAGTAGATATGGAGCTTTCTTTTGCTATTCAGCGTAGTAAGGACAAGTCTTGTGGTGTTTGCTTTGAAGTAGTAATGGAAAAGGCATCTCAAGAACAAAGATTCGGTATTTTACCGAATTGTAATCATTGCTTTTGTCTAAGTTGTATTAGGAAATGGAGACAAGCTAAACAATTTGATAATAAAATCATAAGAGCTTGTCCAGAATGTCGTGTCACTTCAGACTTTGTGTGCCCCAGTATGTATTGGGTAGATACAAAAGAAGAGAAGGAAAAATTAATCAAAGATTATAAACGTGCGTTAAG GACCAAAGATTGCAAATATTTCAACAAGGGACGTGGTAAATGTCCCTTTGGTAAAAAGTGTTTTTATCTACACGCAACTCCAGATGGCACTAAAGTTGAAGTTGATGCACCTGTTCGTCAACGGCGCAATGCGGATGCAGAAATTGATATCTTGCAT CAAGTTATTTTGTGGGACTTTCTTGAAGAAAGAGATAATCGTTGGATATATGATGTAGATTTCGAAGACATAGTTCCCTTTCTGTCGGATTCGGACGACTCTAATTGGTCAGAATACGAATTTTCTTTTGAGTAG